The Jaculus jaculus isolate mJacJac1 chromosome 1, mJacJac1.mat.Y.cur, whole genome shotgun sequence nucleotide sequence cctaaggagtcctacccttcctttggctcttacattctttctgccacctcttccacattagaccctgagccttggaaggtgtgatcgagatgttactcggtactctagtcacttctttccagaaccatgataccttctgagttgtcccaaggtcactgccatctgaaaagagaagattctgtacccaaagtgagagtagcattaatataagggtatgaatattaagagaagtgcttactgggcagtttgataagcatagtatatacacttatccagacagcagcagacattacccccctagggctcatgactatccctgttttaagttttcagtatcaagatgtaattccctcccttggagggGGCcgccagtccaattggaggggaGTTGGTTTCCAACACTATTGCACCCATAGTCAGGCTTCTTGATCCTCACATTCCTATGGTCCCTCTTTTTATTGGAGCCATTACTGTACCCATGTGTGGACTGCAGCCACAGGCACATTGTAAATGTATTCAAGATAATTCCTGAGGTTCTCCCTGGTCATCTCCATGGGCATTGGGAACTGCACATTATCCTCAGGCTGGGTCATGCTAAGCTACACAAGCTAAATTAAGAAGTTGGTTCAGAATATGTGGAGTTGTGGCCACCCACAACTCCCACATCATGGCGGCTGCACCTTGCTGgcagtgtttcttttttgttttgagacagtatctgGCTACTGGCctcaacttgtgatcctcctgcctcagcctctcaagtgttttGAAATttaggcatgtgtcatcatgcctatccagtatttttctttttgtttgttcacAGACATATCACAAGTGCATTTAACAATGTTTGACATTATTGGTTTATTAAGTGATTGGCAAGAAGCTAGAAATGTAAATTAGTGGCCAATTGTGAAAACATTGTAGAGTCATCCTCAATACTATACACTCACTACACACAGAATTTGAGCTGGGACATGAATGGGGCAGAGGTCTGGGAGAAGGCCATTGTAGTTGAATAGTACAATGATGAAGACAGAGACCAAAGGAAGACCCAGTCCAGAAATACTGTGCTAGAAGAAGAGAATGTTCCATTAAGTATTGGGTGTTTTTAACCATTTAGGACCTGGCCCACAGTATTCAGACTTGAATTGGGAAAGGTCTGCTACTCACTTAGGTTGTAACCTTGGGTAACCTTCAGAGCTTCAATTTCTTTTAGCAGTAAGGTGGGGGTCATAAAAGTCCCTGCTCCAAAGGTTCTTgaagattaatttatttatttgagtcactGACTTTACTGAGTGACTGATCCATGGATAAGACTATGATTGATTGATCTAGACTGGTTTTGGTTGAAGAAGTGATACTTAAGAGTTACCTGAATTGTAATGAAAAGAGTCATTCAAAACTGTCATgccatggctggaaagatggtttagcaattaaggtgcttatgtgcaaagccaaaggacccaggttctattctccagggcccacacaaaccaggtgcacaggtggtacatgcatctggagtttgtttgcactggttagaggccctgacacacccattcatttttttttctctcccccccctctttctcatgGTCTCACAGTTAAattcttaaaatgtattttaaaaagcttatttaaaaaatatcatgccaggctggagagatggcttagcagttaagcgtttgcctgtgaagcctaaggaccccggttcaaggctcggttccccaggtcccacgttagccagatgcacaagggggcgcacgcatctggagtttgtttgcagaggctggaagccctggtgcgcccattccctctctctccctctatctgtctttctctctgtgtctgtcgctctcaaataactaaatttaaaaaaatttttttttttaaatatgccattcaaaggggaaagtggagggggggggaattaccatgggattgtttttataatcatggaaaatgttaacaaaaattttaaaaaattaaattaaaatatatatatatcatgccaGCCCGTTTCAAAAAGTGAGACTGCAATCTAGAAAATAACTATAGAAAAAGGAAGTTGGGTGAGCCAGAGAAATGgtaaaggcgcttgtctgcaaagcctaaggacctgagcttgattccccaggacccacgtaactccagatgttcaaggtggcacatgcgtctggagttcatttgcagtgtctggaggccctggtgcacccatattctttctctatatctctctcaaataaaaaaaaaattaatttttttgtttatttttagtaatttgagagcaacagacagagaaagagagaatgggcccccttgtgaatctggcctacttgggtcctggggaactgagccttgaactgggatccttaggcttcacaggcaagcgcttaactgctaagccatctatccagcccaataaaaataatttttaaaaagaaaaataggagctcatctctgtctgtccctctcaaacaaataaataaaaataaacaaaaataataataaaaagaaaagtagactggagaaatggcttagtggttaagacacttgcctacaaagtcaaagaacccagattcaattcaccagggacccacataagacaaatgcctaaggtggcgcatgtgtctggagtctggagttagtttacagtggcagaaggccctgatgcacccattctctctctatctgcttttctgtccctctctttctctggaataaataaaataaaacatttttttaaaaaataagagagccTAGTGTGATGGTGCagacttttaatcctagcactctggaggcagaggtaggaggatcactgtgagttcaaggccaccctgagactacatactgaattccaggtcagcctagactagagtgagaccctacctcaaaatatcaaaaaagggctggagaaatggcttagcagttaagcgcttgcctgtgaagcctaaggaccccagtttgaggctcaattccccaggacccacactagccagatgcacaaggggatgcacgtgtctggagtttgtttgcagtggctggaggccctggcatgcccattctctctctctctctctctctctctctatttacctctttctttctctgactgttgctctcaaataaataaataaaaataaaatgaaaaaaaatcaaaaggaaagggggttggagagatggctaaggggtCTTATAAAggacctgcctgcaaagcctaaagacctgtaaTGATGTACAAGGTGTTGCCATACATCTGCAATTTATTTGTAGTgtctagaagggctggagagatagtttagcagttaaggcacttgcctgcacagccaaataacccagattgaattccctaggacccatgtaaactagatgcacaaggtggtgcatgcttcacacagaagtccaatcatttgtagctaggattcacatatgaaagaacatgcgatgtttggctttctgggtctgggttacctcacttagtataatttaccttttcagattcatccattttcctgcaaatttcctaactttatttttctttactgctgagtagaactccattgtgtaaatgtgccacaccttcattatctactcttcagttaagggacatctaggctggttccgttcctagctattgtgaatagagcagcaataaacatgtttatttaaaatactttatttttatttatttattttagagagaaagacacagggagaaagagagagagagagagaatggcttctagccactgcaaatgaactcttcacacatgtgccaccttatgcattgggctttatgtgggtcctggggtattgaaccaaggtcctttgtctgttcaggcaagtgccttaactgctaagccatctctccagccctgtctcttaattttttttttttttttttttttggtttttcgaggtagggtgtcactctggtccaggctgacctggaattaactctgtagtctcagggtggcctcaaactcatggcgatcctcctacctctgcctcccgagtgctgggattaaaggcgtgcgccaccacgcccggcctgtctCTTAATTtttaagtgctgaaattataggtgatccaccatgctcagctggcatttatatgggtgtAAGGATttgagctacatttttttttttttcaggtatggtctcatttagcccaggctgaattcactatgtagtctcggcttggctttgaactcaatgatcctcctatctatgcctcctgagtgctgggataaaaggcatgcaccaccatgccctacctttttttttttaatttgtatgtgcatgtgtgtatgggcatggcaTGGTCTCATTACCACTACAAATAAAcacctgtccagctttacataggtgtccatggaattaaacccagatcagcaggttttgcaggcaagtgcctttaaccactgagccatctcctcaactcaTTCATACCCActgatcttttaatttttaaaattaagttattatatttattgaggaaagtacagagccaaggaaaggtacctacatggctagagatcccacatgaagGGCCTGGAAAAAAGCGTAGAAGAAAAGTAAAGAGAAAGTTTAAGgaaggccaggcgtagtggtgcctgcctttaatcccagcacgcaggaggcagaggaaggaggatcatcatgagttcgaggccaccatgagactacatagtgtattccaggtcagcctaggctacagtaagaccctaccacaaaagaaaaaaaaaaaaaagaaagtctaagAAGCTCCTGCAATGTGGGAAGCTGGAGGgtataaagaacccatgtggagagtaagggctggggcccctcctggctgggcctgggcctagcctgccctctccttgcaacagtatttataaccttttagtgGTAGGCTGTCTTCCATCTCAGATGAAccaggacagctggttggttaaggCTAGGGGCTGTCTAAGGAAGAGGTTAatcctgacaccaagttctgaggactaaacttgatcaaccacagagtttaagtcctatgaaagacctccctcataggagggaggcctggttgtttgtggaaaaacaggtctggagAACTAAACAAGAGAGAagccagatcatctttgatttctagcaagtgcagattttcttgccttttctaATTTCAGGGGTCTAGTCACCCCAAGTATATCAccctctcatttccccctctcatgagaagacactctaactgctattaGAAGACAAGGGGCAATGGCGGCAGATCATGAACTATTTTCTGCTGAATGGAACagagttgtggcagttagagtatttcccagagaggggaactattctaaaggaccccaAAAGTTATTGATGGAGTGcaagaagatagtcttggaagagaatgttgggtgttggggagaaataataaaagtaaggGGTCAATGAGGAGTGAGCACACAACAAACTGGTCTCAGGGTTTTCCTTCTTGTAGGCTTCTTGGCCTTGGGAAGCATTCAACGGAACCCAGTTAGATGGaattggattgtctcaggaccatctgagcatgaactggctgagatttttttgttCCAGAACTGTCCACCAAATGGCACAATAGTGTCTGACATGGCCTGAATCCGTTTttgtatggcttgtaaaacatgATATAATTAGCAGAGTTACCCAGAATAtaaacacaacatttaaccttgacaaggtaaatataccatattttgcataatagccttccagagtgtatccttttaaaatttgtcctgGGGGTGTCCagggccttttttaaaaaaattatttatgggctggagaaacggcttagcagttaaggtgcttgcctgtaaagcctaaggagccaggttcaattctccaggtctcatgtaagccagatgcacatggtggcacatgagtctagagttcgtttgcagtggctagaggccctggtgtgctcattctctttctccaccccttttctctccctcccccctccttcccacccctctctctgtctcaaatctttaaaaaaaatatttattagaaagggagagagaaacagaataggtgcaccagggcctctagccattgcaaacaaactccagatgcatgtgctcccatgtgcatctggcttacatggtttctgaggaatcaaacctgggtccttaggttttgaagacaaacaccttaaccactaagccagctctccaacaaCCCTCCAAATGATCTTTTTTATTTAGTGTGTAAATGTAAACATGTATATggatgggtgtgcatgtgtatatgagtgCAGGCATTTGtgtaggctttatgtgggtactggggaattgaacctaggtcctttggcttagcggttaaggtgtttgcctgcaaagccaaaggatcccggttcagttctccaggacccatgcaagccagatgcacatgcacaagggggtcgcatgcatctggagttcatttgtggtatgGATTtaaagttttgggttttttttctggtttttcttttccttttgtttattcatttttttgtttgtttgttcattgtttttgaggtagggtctcctctagctcaggctgacctggaattcaccatgtaatttcaggggggcctcaaattcacagtgatcctcctacttttgcctcccaagtgctgggataaaaggcttctgccaccacacctagctctggttttggtttttcaaggtaaggtctcacttgagtccaggctgacctggaattcactatgtattctcaggttggtcttgaactcacaacaatccttcttctgcctctgtagtgctaggtttaaaggcatgtgccatcacatccagctatGTATAATACTTTTGGTCTTTGGAAGGGTTCTGTACTTTCACAGGTGGAGCAGGGCAGAAAATGGAGCACTAAGGCAAATTATGAGGCCCTACTTGGCCTTTTTCTAGACTTTTTCTGCAGGGACTTCTGAACCAAGGTAAAGAACAGAGCAAGAAAAGTCCTAACAGGTCCTTCTAATTGACTGTTTGGTACACTCTTACTAGTAGCTGTCATCTTGTCCTCCCTGTCATAGGTGGCCGCAGAAAGGGACACTGGCTCCTTAGTTAATAACTCTTTGTGATTTCTTTTACTAGGACATCAATAGCCTCAACAAACAAATTGCTCAGCTTCAAGATTTTGTGAGGGCCAAGGGCAGCCAGAGTGGCCGACACCTACAGACCCACTCCAATACCATTGTAGTCTCTTTGCAGGTGGGACCTTGGGAatagaggcagggaggaagggagcaggggaaagtgtgtgtcTACTTTGACttaccctttttttctttttttcttctagtcaaAACTGGCTTCTATGTCCAATGACTTTAAATCAGTTTTAGAAGTGAGGACAGAGGTAAGGGGAACCTGTGGGAGGGATGGAGATGTGAAAGTAAGGCctcaaggggaaagagaaagaggacgaAGTTCTTCAGGGTCATGGGGCCGATAGGAGAGATCTCTTTAATGTGTCTACTTTCCAGAGGCCTCAGGACCTTTGCATTTCTTCCCCAACCCCAGAACCTGAAGCAGCAGAGAAATCGGCGGGAGCAGTTTTCCCGGGCACCAGTGTCGGCGCTGCCCCTTGCTCCCAACCACCTAGGTGAGTCACAAGTAATGTGGGAAGCCCAAGGGCTaaggctttgttgttgttgttttatcttgttttgttttttgaggcaggatcttattctagcccaggctgacctggaattcactatgtagtctcagggtggcttcaaactcacaacagtcctcttacctctgcctcccaaatgctgggactaaaggcatacactgccatgcccggcttagaCTTAGTTATTCTGGCATCCTCTGAAGGCACATGTAGAGGACAACAATGGAGGGGCCAAGGAGTTGCTTGGATATTATCTCTCAGAGGACAGACTAGTTTTGGGGCATTTGTGATCCACACGTAGTCCCTCCACCTTCTCTTCTGGTAAATGCAGTTGTTACCCACAAAAATGACAGTATCTAACTTTCTTCTGTTAGTTttacattgtttgtttgtttgttttttgaggtactgtcttactctagcccaggctgacctgtgtcagcgggcctcaaactcaccacagtcctcctacctctgcctcccaagtgctgggattaaaggcgtgtaccaccatgcctggctagttttacttttttattgacaacttccataattatagacaataaaccatgataatctcccccccaatttccccttcacagctccactcttgATCATATCCTCTCCCAATCtccatcagtcttttattttgaggccatcatcttttcctcctagtatgagggtcttgtatagataGTTCCAGGCATtgagaggtcatagatatcccggccatttagtgtctggaagattttgggttttttttttttgtttttttttttgtttgtttgtttgttttcttttttaaagtgaggtctcactctactgGAAGATTTTATTGTAAgtactcctacccttcctttgcctctcacattctttttttttttatttttttaatttttattaacattttccatgattataaaatatatcccatggtaattccctccctccccacccccacactttcccatttgaaattccattctccatcatattacctccccattacaatcattgtaattacatatatacaatatcaacctattaagtatcctcctcccttcctttctccaccctttatgtctccttttcaacttactggcctctgctactaagtattttcattctcatgcagaagcccagtcatctgtagctaggatccacatatgagagaaaacatgtggcacttggctttctgggcctgggttacctgacttagtataatcctttccaggtccatccatttttctgcaaatttcataacttcatttttctttaccgctgagtagaactccattgtataaatgtaccacatcttcattatccactcatctgttgagggacatctaggctggttccatttcccagctattataaattgagcagcaataaacatggttgagcatgtacttctaaggaaatgagatgagtcctttgggtatatgcctaggagcgctatagctgggtcatatggtagatcaatctctagctgctttaggaacctccacactgttttccacaatggctggaccagattgcattcccaccagcagtgcagaagggttcctttttttccacatccccgccaacatttatgatcatttgttttcatgatggtggccaatctgacaggagtgagatggaatctcaatgtagttttaatctgcatttccctgatgactagtgacgtagaacattttttaagatgcttatatgccattcgtatttcttcctttgagaactctctatttagctccatagcccattttttgattggcttgtttgattccttattatttaactttttgagttctttgtatatcctagatattaatcctctatcagatatatagctggcgaagattttttcccattctgtaggttgcctctttgcttttttcactgtgtcctttgcggtgcaaaatctttgtaatttcattagatcccagtggttaatctgtggttttattgcctgagcaattggggttgtattcagaaagtctttgccaagaccaatatgttgaagggtttcccctactttttcctctagcagtttcaaagtttccggtctgatgttaaggtctttaatccatttggacttaattcttgtgcatggcgagagagaagaatctattttcatccttctgcagatatttatccagttttcaaaacaccatttgctgaagaggctgtctcttctccaatgagtatttttggcatttttatcgaatatcaggtggctatagctacttgggcttacatctgggtcctctattctgttccactgatctacatgtctgtttttgtgccagtaccatgctgtttttgttactatggctctgtagtatagggtaaaatcaggtatggtggtaccaccagcctcttttttgttgctcagtattattttagatattcgaggttttttgtgattccaaatgaagttttggattgttttttctatttccatgaagaaagcctttggaattttgatagggattgcattaaatgtgtagattgctttaggtaagattgccattttcatgatattgattcttccaatccaggaacaagggatgtttctccactttctagtgtcttctgcaatttctcgcttgagtgttttaaagttctcattgtatagattctttacttccttggttaggtttattccaaggtattttattttttttttgatgcaattgtgaatgggagtgattctctgatttcatcctctgtgtgtttgttgttagcatatatgaaggctactgatttctgtgtatttattttgtatcctgctacattgctgtaggttttgatcagctctaacagcttgctagtagactctttagggtcctttatgtatagaatcatgtcatctgcaaataatgataacttgatttcttcctttccaatttgtatcccttttatgtgtgtctcttgccttattgctatggccaagacttccaaaactatattaaatagaagtggggacagtggacacccttgtcttgttcctgattttagtggaaaagcttccagttgttccccatttagtaatatgttggctgtaggcttgtcataaatagcctttattatattgagatatgttccttctattcccagtctctgtaggacttttatcatgaagggatgttggattttgtcaaatgctttctctgcgtctaatgagatgatcatgtgatttttgtccttcaacccgtttatgtaatgtattacatttatagatttgcatatgttgaaccatccctgcatctctgggataaagcctacttggtcagggtgaatgatctttctgatatattcttgtattctgtttgccaatattttgttgagaatttttgcatctatgttcatgagggagattggtctgtaagtttctttcagtcacctcttccacaatggacccagaatcttggaaggtgtgacagagatgtttcagtgctgagcactcctctgtcacttcttctcagcactgtggtgccttttcaGTCAACCCAGAGGTCACTaacgtctgaaaagagaagtttctctaacaaaaagtgagagtagcattaatatgtgggtatgaatgttaagggaagtgcttaccaggcagtttggtgagcataatatatacatttagccagacaccagcaggcaatgtacccctagggctcatgacctcgcCTGTCATAGATTTTcattatcaggcatgtattccctcccgtggaggggggcctccagtccaattagagagcagttgatttcctttcttaacagacatgccactgtgctcccattggctcatttggccagggtggccaaacttaaagctttcagtgtccactgtttatcactgctgatgacttctctcttccaTTGGGCTGCAtatagtgtagctttttccagctttctgtcagctggtctatagggaagaggttttcagctcagctccagcttggtttctcagtgaccttgcagctcaagcatgttggagtcttcagtaatagctaatatttgttttaatttttttattgatttaagagagagaatgtggggaagagagaaatggGAACTCTGgggcatcttgctgctgcaaataaactcaaggtaCAtgtatccctttgtgcatctggtgttacatggatactggggaatttaacctaggccagcaggctctgcaagcaagttcctttaaccactgaggtatcctttaaccactgaggtatcttCTCAGCCCCAATATCTtacttttcgttgttgttgttttgtggtaggatctcactcaggcccaggctgacctgaaactcactctgtactcccaggttgctttcaaactcacagaaatcctactacctctgcctcctgagtgctggggttaaaggggtatgccaccatgcccagctaatatctAAAATTTTTGTGCACTTACCTTCTCTCATTTTACAACCATCCTTTGACAGTGCAATCATTGATCCACACTTTAGacttgaggaaactgaggcccaaagagGTTAAATGACCTGTCCAGGGTCACAGGCTAGTAAATGCTGGAGCTGGATTCAAATCCAGAGCATATGGGCTTTGAAAgtggccctttttttttcccccctctctcattGCTTTTATGAGGCATGGTCTTAAGCTTGTGCTGGCCTCtagcttgctatgtagccaaggatgaccttgaactcctgcttttcctgctacctcccaagtgatggtgTAACCGGTGTGCACCTCCATATCCAGCTTTTCCTGTTTTTAACCTCTGAAATATGACATGTCATCTTTCCTCCTTAGGAGGTGGTCCTGTAGTTTTGGGAGCAGAGTCTCATGCCTCTAGGGATGTGACCATCGACATGATGGATTCTCGAACCAGCCAGCAGCTGCAGCTTATTGATGAGCAGGTACCCAGGCTCTTGACTTGGGAAGATCACCCAAAGTGGAATATGCTGTGGTAAAACAGCAAGCCGAGAGGGTCTTATAAGAGTCAGACCCTACTCCAAAGAAGTTCATGgtgctttattttttcctctaaaGGATTCTTATATCCAGAGTCGGGCAGACACAATGCAAAACATCGAGTCTACAATAGTTGAACTTGGCTCCATCTTTCAGCAGTTGGCACATATGGTTAAGGAACAAGAAGAAACAATTCAGAGGTAAGacattcccccccctcccccccccccccgcccttcaaggtatggtctctctctagctctcaggctgacctgaaattcactgtgtagtctcagggtggcctcgaattcatggcaaccctcctacctctgcctcgcaaatgctagaattaaccacgcccagctttttgtttctttgtttttaaggtagagtctccatctagcccaggctattctggaattcattgtagtctcaaagtggcctcatgCTCACAGGTCCTTCTATCTcggcctcccgaatgctgagatcaAAGCTCTGTGCTACTATACCCtgcacattttctctttcataCCACACAA carries:
- the Stx5 gene encoding syntaxin-5 isoform X2 codes for the protein MSCRDRTQEFLSACKSLQSRQNGIQTNKPALRAARQRSEFTLMAKRIGKDLSNTFAKLEKLTILAKRKSLFDDKAVEIEELTYIIKQDINSLNKQIAQLQDFVRAKGSQSGRHLQTHSNTIVVSLQSKLASMSNDFKSVLEVRTENLKQQRNRREQFSRAPVSALPLAPNHLGGGPVVLGAESHASRDVTIDMMDSRTSQQLQLIDEQDSYIQSRADTMQNIESTIVELGSIFQQLAHMVKEQEETIQRIDENVLGAQLDVEAAHSEILKYFQSVTSNRWLMVKIFLILIVFFIIFVVFLA